One Flavobacteriales bacterium DNA segment encodes these proteins:
- a CDS encoding AAA family ATPase: MTDSHRFRSFVLKGYAGTGKTTMMGAIVKTIGKLGWNTVLLAPTGRAAKVLSNHTGKKAYTIHKKIYSRKTRDGYSYFELLPNMHTQTLFVIDEASMIGKDGGMMGGGFQSRNLMEDLLRFIYRGKNCLAIFVGDPAQLPPVGLADSPALDSTYIQETFSLKTYEVELKTVVRQAADSGILLNATAIRNLLESKNFIFPTFQLSGYPDVVRINGQELQDELEWAFSNYGSDGVRVITRSNKRANQYNMQVRSRIFWLDNELNGGDQLMVVKNNYFWLPEDSSAGFIANGDILTVQKVKGESEMYGLRFADVEVRLVDYPDLPEIETKVILNTLQVEGPSLPAEQHKQLFEQISEDYSDEPDRKKRMEKIMNDPWYNALQIKFGWALTCHKAQGGQWPVVFVDQGYLTDEMMDQEFLRWLYTAITRASVKLYLVNFNDKFF, from the coding sequence TTGACTGATTCACACCGGTTCAGGTCCTTTGTTTTAAAGGGTTATGCCGGTACCGGAAAAACCACCATGATGGGGGCAATTGTGAAAACCATCGGCAAATTAGGCTGGAATACGGTATTATTAGCCCCAACGGGAAGGGCTGCAAAGGTTTTATCCAATCATACCGGAAAAAAGGCATATACGATTCATAAAAAAATCTATTCCCGCAAAACCAGAGACGGATACTCCTATTTCGAGCTCTTGCCCAATATGCATACGCAAACTTTGTTTGTAATTGATGAAGCATCCATGATTGGTAAGGACGGCGGCATGATGGGAGGGGGATTTCAGAGCAGAAATTTGATGGAAGACTTGCTCCGTTTTATTTACCGGGGTAAAAATTGCCTGGCCATTTTTGTGGGCGATCCGGCCCAGTTACCTCCTGTTGGACTTGCAGATAGTCCGGCACTCGATTCCACCTACATTCAGGAAACATTTTCACTTAAAACCTATGAAGTTGAGTTAAAAACGGTAGTCCGCCAAGCCGCAGATTCAGGTATTTTGCTCAATGCAACAGCTATCCGGAACCTGCTGGAAAGTAAAAATTTCATTTTCCCTACATTTCAACTTTCAGGCTACCCCGATGTGGTGCGGATTAACGGGCAGGAACTTCAGGATGAATTGGAGTGGGCCTTTTCTAATTATGGTTCAGATGGGGTAAGGGTGATTACCCGGTCCAACAAACGCGCCAATCAATACAATATGCAGGTGAGATCACGCATATTTTGGCTGGACAATGAACTCAATGGTGGCGACCAATTGATGGTAGTAAAAAACAATTATTTCTGGTTGCCCGAAGATTCATCTGCGGGATTTATTGCCAATGGAGATATCCTTACGGTTCAAAAAGTAAAAGGAGAAAGCGAAATGTATGGTTTGCGTTTTGCGGATGTGGAGGTCAGGCTGGTCGATTACCCGGATTTACCGGAAATAGAAACGAAGGTGATTTTAAATACCCTGCAGGTGGAAGGACCATCTCTCCCTGCAGAGCAACATAAACAATTATTTGAGCAGATATCTGAAGATTATTCGGATGAACCGGATCGCAAAAAACGGATGGAAAAAATCATGAATGATCCCTGGTACAATGCGCTTCAGATTAAATTCGGTTGGGCCTTAACCTGCCATAAAGCGCAGGGCGGACAATGGCCTGTGGTTTTTGTGGATCAGGGTTATTTAACGGATGAAATGATGGATCAGGAATTTTTAAGATGGTTGTATACAGCCATCACCCGTGCAAGTGTAAAACTTTACCTGGTTAATTTTAACGATAAGTTTTTCTGA
- the ftsH gene encoding ATP-dependent zinc metalloprotease FtsH, producing the protein MAENNENRKKNGPGRPAFNFYWIWGIIVVVLITLNFLTWNQPTHDTNINDFKEKMALKGHVEKILIVNKEIAEVWIKKDSLTAAPHKELFKGKKVDGPHYLFNTGPADEFRKDLRDIEAACKQLEDASGNKLKYTFKYDYIVRENWGRDVLGWVLPIILMVAIWIFLMRRLSGGPGGGGGQIFNIGKSRAQLFDKEKSTNITFNDVAGLEGAKEEIQEIVDFLKNPKKYTELGAKIPKGALLVGPPGTGKTLLAKAVAGEAQVPFFSLSGSDFVEMFVGVGASRVRDLFRQAKEKAPCIIFIDEIDAIGRARGKSPSLGSNDERENTLNQLLTEMDGFGTNSGVIILAATNRADILDRALMRPGRFDRMVYVDLPDLNERKKIFAVHLRPLKVSEGLDIDFLARQTPGFSGADIANICNEAALIAARKKKKTVEKQDFLDAVDRVIGGLEKKNKIVSKEEKKVIAYHEAGHAAVSWLLQYASPLVKVTIVPRGQSLGAAWYLPEERQITRTEQMLDEMCATLGGRASEKVTFDKISTGALSDLERVTKMAYAMVSIYGLNENLGNISYYDPQGSEYAFSKPYSEKRAELIDEEVSKIIEGQFERAVKLLNDNKDKLQKLAELLLEKEVIFKEDLETIFGKRPYDKEEEKPAEEKPSEETSTTVLNGENTSNEQNNDGTLFGNTIEWDNPDKKD; encoded by the coding sequence ATGGCTGAAAACAACGAGAATAGAAAGAAAAATGGTCCGGGCAGACCCGCATTCAATTTTTATTGGATCTGGGGAATTATTGTGGTGGTATTGATTACCCTCAACTTCCTCACCTGGAACCAACCTACCCACGATACCAACATCAACGATTTTAAAGAAAAAATGGCTTTAAAAGGCCATGTAGAAAAAATCTTAATCGTTAATAAGGAAATTGCAGAGGTGTGGATTAAGAAAGACAGTTTAACTGCAGCACCGCATAAAGAACTGTTTAAAGGAAAAAAAGTCGACGGTCCGCATTACCTGTTTAACACCGGTCCGGCCGATGAATTCCGAAAAGATCTTCGTGATATCGAAGCCGCTTGCAAGCAACTGGAAGATGCCAGCGGAAATAAATTAAAATACACCTTCAAATACGATTATATCGTTCGCGAAAATTGGGGCAGAGATGTTTTAGGATGGGTATTACCTATTATCCTAATGGTAGCCATTTGGATCTTCCTGATGCGCCGTTTAAGTGGTGGACCCGGCGGTGGCGGCGGACAGATTTTCAATATCGGAAAATCGCGTGCTCAACTTTTTGATAAAGAAAAAAGCACCAACATTACATTCAATGATGTTGCCGGTTTAGAAGGAGCAAAAGAAGAAATTCAAGAGATTGTTGACTTCCTTAAAAACCCGAAAAAATATACTGAACTCGGTGCTAAGATTCCGAAAGGAGCATTGTTGGTTGGACCTCCCGGAACAGGTAAAACCTTATTGGCAAAAGCTGTTGCCGGTGAAGCGCAGGTTCCATTCTTTTCCTTATCCGGTTCCGACTTCGTAGAAATGTTTGTTGGTGTAGGAGCATCACGCGTGCGTGACCTTTTCCGCCAGGCGAAAGAAAAAGCGCCATGTATCATTTTCATTGATGAAATTGATGCCATTGGTAGAGCCAGAGGAAAAAGTCCTAGTCTTGGTTCCAACGACGAACGTGAAAACACGCTTAATCAGTTATTGACCGAAATGGATGGTTTTGGTACCAATAGCGGAGTTATCATTCTGGCAGCAACTAACCGTGCAGATATTCTCGACAGAGCTTTAATGCGTCCGGGACGATTCGACCGTATGGTTTATGTTGATCTTCCGGATTTGAATGAGCGAAAGAAGATTTTCGCAGTGCATTTACGTCCACTGAAAGTTAGCGAAGGGTTAGACATTGATTTCCTTGCGCGACAAACACCCGGATTTTCGGGAGCGGATATTGCGAATATTTGTAATGAAGCTGCGCTGATTGCTGCAAGAAAGAAAAAGAAAACAGTAGAAAAACAAGATTTTCTTGATGCGGTTGACCGTGTAATTGGCGGACTCGAAAAGAAAAATAAAATTGTTTCGAAAGAAGAGAAAAAAGTAATTGCCTACCACGAAGCGGGCCACGCAGCCGTAAGCTGGTTATTGCAATATGCATCTCCATTGGTAAAAGTGACCATCGTACCTCGCGGACAATCGCTCGGTGCGGCATGGTATTTACCCGAAGAGCGCCAAATTACCCGTACGGAACAAATGCTCGATGAGATGTGCGCAACCCTTGGAGGAAGAGCATCTGAAAAGGTAACTTTCGATAAAATTTCTACCGGTGCATTGAGTGATTTGGAACGTGTAACCAAAATGGCTTATGCTATGGTTAGTATCTACGGTCTAAATGAAAATCTCGGTAATATTTCTTATTACGATCCGCAAGGAAGTGAATACGCTTTTTCGAAACCTTATTCCGAAAAACGTGCAGAACTTATTGATGAAGAAGTATCAAAAATCATCGAAGGTCAGTTTGAGCGTGCCGTAAAATTATTGAACGACAATAAGGACAAACTTCAAAAACTTGCCGAATTGTTATTGGAGAAAGAAGTCATCTTTAAAGAAGACCTTGAAACCATTTTCGGTAAACGTCCTTACGACAAAGAAGAGGAAAAACCAGCAGAAGAGAAACCGTCGGAAGAAACAAGCACAACTGTTTTAAACGGTGAGAACACTTCGAACGAGCAGAACAACGATGGGACGCTATTTGGAAACACCATCGAATGGGATAACCCTGATAAAAAAGATTAA
- a CDS encoding phosphatidate cytidylyltransferase gives MLQRAISGFFFVVVMVLSIWYSSWTMALLFTGICIVALIEFHRLRVVIQPDASKSTIIISGLFAFVITILRAPQPIISLSNSETLLGINTFVNSVLLANILSGGLILFLVIRDLFETKSSYPHTATGLFAAFYIGVPFGLLFYFIINPQSADLYSGMPLLYFFILLWTNDTFAYLSGKFLGKTKLWERISPNKTWEGFVGGALFTMIAFFIIGNQDSDLGFIKNQYWIPLVVSVFATLGDLSESLLKRQAGVKDSGNIMPGHGGVLDRFDGILLSMPALVFCFSLYLIISQ, from the coding sequence ATGCTTCAGCGAGCCATCAGCGGATTCTTTTTTGTAGTTGTAATGGTTTTATCCATTTGGTATTCGTCATGGACCATGGCTCTGTTATTTACCGGAATTTGTATTGTCGCTTTAATTGAATTTCATCGCTTACGTGTCGTTATTCAACCTGATGCCAGTAAATCCACCATTATCATTTCCGGGCTATTTGCATTTGTCATTACAATACTTCGTGCACCACAACCAATCATTTCCCTAAGCAATTCAGAAACGCTGCTCGGAATTAACACCTTCGTGAATTCTGTTTTGTTGGCGAATATTTTAAGTGGGGGATTAATTTTGTTTTTGGTCATACGCGATTTATTTGAAACGAAATCTTCGTACCCACACACAGCAACAGGATTGTTTGCGGCCTTTTATATTGGGGTTCCTTTTGGACTACTTTTTTATTTCATCATTAACCCACAATCTGCCGATCTCTATTCCGGAATGCCGCTGCTTTACTTTTTTATTTTGTTATGGACCAACGATACGTTTGCCTATTTAAGCGGAAAGTTTTTGGGAAAAACAAAATTATGGGAACGCATTTCTCCCAATAAAACCTGGGAAGGATTTGTTGGCGGTGCTTTATTTACCATGATTGCATTTTTCATTATTGGCAATCAGGATTCAGATTTAGGATTCATTAAAAATCAATACTGGATTCCATTGGTCGTTTCTGTATTTGCCACATTGGGAGATTTATCCGAATCGCTTTTAAAACGACAAGCCGGAGTAAAAGATTCAGGAAACATCATGCCCGGTCACGGCGGTGTGCTGGATCGTTTTGATGGAATTCTTTTATCGATGCCTGCGCTGGTTTTTTGTTTTTCGTTGTATTTAATCATTAGCCAATGA
- the rsmD gene encoding 16S rRNA (guanine(966)-N(2))-methyltransferase RsmD yields MRIIGGKFKGRKLNAPYLPDTRPTTDFARESLFNLLQTRIDIEDCKILDLFCGTGAVTLEFLSRGAQEVVAVDLSTKGLLFLRDTSKLLEVKARTVKADVFKFLNTSGESFDLVFADPPYELKNLEQIPALVLEKGLLKKNGLLIVEHGKRTDLSSIPGFVERREYGKVNFSFFSC; encoded by the coding sequence GTGCGCATTATAGGAGGTAAATTCAAGGGCAGGAAATTAAACGCCCCCTATCTGCCGGATACGCGTCCCACCACCGATTTCGCCAGAGAGAGTCTGTTTAATTTACTTCAGACCCGTATCGATATTGAAGATTGTAAAATCCTCGACCTTTTTTGCGGTACCGGAGCAGTTACACTCGAATTTTTATCACGCGGTGCACAGGAAGTAGTTGCCGTAGATTTAAGCACAAAGGGACTTTTGTTTTTGCGCGACACTTCGAAACTATTGGAAGTAAAAGCACGTACAGTGAAGGCGGATGTTTTTAAATTTCTGAATACTTCCGGAGAATCCTTTGATCTGGTTTTTGCAGACCCTCCCTACGAATTGAAAAATCTGGAGCAAATACCGGCTTTGGTATTAGAAAAAGGTCTTCTCAAAAAAAATGGCCTGTTAATTGTTGAACATGGAAAAAGGACAGATCTATCTTCCATTCCGGGATTTGTTGAACGGAGAGAATACGGTAAGGTAAATTTTAGTTTTTTTAGTTGCTGA
- a CDS encoding biotin--[acetyl-CoA-carboxylase] ligase, which yields MENENINTLFTGQELHVLEVVDSTNNYAAMLLNTTNLAEGAVIMAHEQEGGRGQRGSKWHSQKGENLTISIVYRPGFLSPKDQFLLSRITAISVMETLETFGTKAEIKWPNDILAGEKKIAGILIENSFSGDKIKSSVIGIGLNVNQLEFPDEINATSLRQITGEKMDLHLVLNTLCSHLEKWYLKLREGQHVLIKKHYHNHLFRLGIPTEFKVEDEVIKGMITGTGDDGKLEVLFSDGQKKQFDLKEISLVI from the coding sequence ATGGAAAATGAGAATATAAATACACTCTTCACAGGACAGGAACTTCACGTTTTGGAGGTTGTAGACTCTACCAACAATTATGCTGCCATGTTGCTGAACACGACAAATCTGGCGGAGGGAGCGGTAATTATGGCACATGAGCAGGAGGGAGGGAGAGGACAGCGCGGTTCGAAATGGCATTCGCAGAAGGGAGAAAATCTTACCATTTCCATTGTGTACCGACCTGGATTTTTGTCGCCAAAGGATCAATTTCTCCTGAGTCGGATTACTGCCATTTCTGTCATGGAAACATTGGAAACATTCGGTACGAAAGCTGAAATTAAATGGCCTAACGATATTTTGGCAGGAGAAAAAAAAATAGCCGGTATTTTAATTGAAAATTCATTTTCCGGAGATAAGATCAAATCTTCCGTTATAGGCATCGGTTTAAATGTAAATCAGCTTGAATTTCCCGATGAAATTAATGCCACTTCTCTGCGGCAAATCACCGGTGAAAAGATGGATTTGCACTTGGTGTTAAATACACTTTGCTCGCACCTGGAAAAGTGGTATTTAAAACTGAGAGAAGGTCAACATGTCCTCATCAAAAAGCATTACCACAACCATTTATTTCGCTTAGGAATTCCAACTGAATTCAAGGTGGAAGATGAAGTAATAAAGGGAATGATCACCGGTACCGGTGACGATGGAAAACTTGAGGTATTATTTTCCGACGGGCAAAAAAAACAATTTGATCTGAAGGAAATCAGCTTAGTGATTTAA
- a CDS encoding DUF2007 domain-containing protein encodes MIDPQWRRLYTESNLQGAWLLQARLEDQGIETMMLDQKDSSYGFGTIDIYVREDHYLKALQTLTEYIESLK; translated from the coding sequence ATGATTGATCCCCAGTGGCGGCGCTTGTATACCGAAAGCAACCTTCAAGGTGCATGGCTACTGCAAGCCCGACTGGAAGATCAGGGAATTGAAACGATGATGCTCGATCAGAAAGACAGCAGTTATGGTTTTGGAACCATCGATATCTATGTACGGGAAGATCACTATTTAAAAGCCCTTCAAACCCTCACGGAGTATATTGAATCACTAAAATAA
- a CDS encoding TlpA family protein disulfide reductase, producing the protein MRLMRAIFVGLALFISLASFAGEVVIHGKSKGIEGKKISVNFIEDYLSMNTKKVKEGQVDDKGNFNLYFSTEETREIQLRFDGLHSFMYVQPGTEYFVELGPIRPGQNKSFTDNQIELLFDTLQKFDVNNLILDFNERLDAFMAYNMKVLGTKAYQAEVDTFKVYLAKVYHEVKDPYFRDYVFYSIAGIEQIGGIDVDMVKLKAKLYKEYLSQGKVIYNSPAYMLFFQQYYTDVFKLANDEEEKKLVKAINYKKSWKMVDSVLMKDPFLRNDRIRELVMIKGLSEEYYAGQFYPDNIVLILDSIKKFSNYKENSLIAQNLRTKLTQLNVGYPAPAFSLKNEKDLDVSLIDLKGKYVYLQFWATWNNASIGELKIMTELHKKYGEDIRFVSVNMDDSKESWIQFLKEHPEMKWIHLHYSDDAEIIEKYRVSALPLYYLIGPDGLFIQSPAYKPTPNGTFITIENTFFEIYRRLHPRSNPKGQR; encoded by the coding sequence ATGAGATTAATGAGAGCGATATTTGTGGGGCTGGCGCTGTTTATTTCATTGGCATCTTTTGCCGGTGAAGTAGTAATTCATGGAAAATCCAAAGGCATTGAAGGGAAAAAAATCTCGGTCAATTTCATTGAAGATTACCTTTCCATGAATACGAAAAAAGTAAAGGAGGGACAGGTAGATGACAAAGGGAATTTTAATCTCTATTTCAGCACGGAAGAGACCCGCGAAATACAATTACGCTTCGATGGTTTGCATTCATTTATGTATGTTCAACCAGGCACCGAATATTTTGTTGAACTAGGTCCGATTCGCCCTGGCCAGAATAAATCCTTTACCGACAATCAAATTGAATTACTATTCGACACCCTTCAAAAATTCGATGTCAATAATCTGATTCTCGATTTTAATGAACGGTTGGATGCTTTTATGGCTTACAACATGAAAGTATTGGGAACAAAAGCCTATCAGGCGGAAGTCGATACGTTTAAAGTTTATCTCGCTAAAGTATATCACGAAGTGAAAGATCCTTATTTCAGGGATTATGTCTTTTACAGCATTGCAGGAATAGAACAGATTGGTGGTATTGATGTGGATATGGTAAAACTGAAAGCGAAATTGTATAAAGAATACTTGTCGCAAGGAAAAGTAATTTACAATTCTCCTGCTTACATGTTGTTTTTTCAGCAATACTACACCGATGTTTTTAAGCTTGCTAATGATGAAGAAGAAAAGAAACTGGTGAAAGCAATCAACTATAAAAAAAGTTGGAAAATGGTCGATTCAGTTTTAATGAAGGATCCTTTTCTTAGAAATGATCGTATCCGGGAATTGGTGATGATTAAAGGATTATCAGAAGAATATTATGCGGGTCAGTTTTATCCCGATAACATTGTTCTTATTCTCGATTCCATTAAGAAATTTTCGAACTACAAGGAAAATAGCCTTATCGCTCAAAATTTAAGAACAAAACTTACTCAGCTCAATGTTGGATATCCTGCACCTGCTTTTAGCTTAAAAAATGAAAAGGATCTCGACGTTTCGCTCATTGATTTAAAGGGGAAATATGTGTACCTCCAATTTTGGGCTACATGGAACAATGCTTCCATTGGCGAATTAAAAATCATGACCGAACTTCATAAAAAGTATGGCGAAGATATTCGGTTTGTTTCTGTAAATATGGACGACAGTAAAGAAAGCTGGATCCAGTTTTTAAAAGAGCATCCGGAAATGAAATGGATTCATTTGCATTATTCGGACGATGCTGAAATAATTGAAAAATACAGAGTAAGTGCCCTACCCCTTTATTATTTGATTGGTCCGGATGGTTTATTCATTCAATCGCCTGCCTACAAGCCAACACCTAATGGTACTTTTATTACCATCGAAAATACCTTTTTCGAAATCTACCGCAGATTACATCCAAGAAGTAATCCGAAGGGACAACGATAA
- the rsfS gene encoding ribosome silencing factor, with amino-acid sequence MARKKKEKDNAADLIKAIVEGMQEKKGRDIVVLDMRELPNAITDYFVICHAENIRQVNALGDSVQEFTMVLANEKPWHSEGTSNANWVLLDYVNVVVHIFNKESREFYNIENLWADAKRTEYESTY; translated from the coding sequence ATGGCTAGAAAGAAAAAAGAAAAAGACAACGCTGCAGACCTCATCAAGGCAATTGTTGAGGGTATGCAGGAAAAGAAGGGACGAGATATCGTTGTGCTCGACATGCGGGAGCTCCCCAATGCAATTACGGATTACTTCGTAATTTGCCACGCAGAAAATATCCGGCAGGTAAATGCGCTGGGCGACTCGGTTCAGGAGTTCACCATGGTGCTTGCCAATGAAAAACCCTGGCATTCGGAGGGAACAAGTAATGCCAATTGGGTGTTGTTGGATTATGTGAATGTAGTGGTTCACATCTTCAACAAAGAATCACGCGAATTTTACAACATTGAAAATTTATGGGCCGACGCTAAACGGACCGAATACGAATCGACTTACTGA
- a CDS encoding NUDIX domain-containing protein → MYKVFINNTPLFVIGTSEKSDNFSAFEIRNQPSVQEMDEVLNQYWKGSLLKPFVFVAEKPDQLFETCFRQYKKIEAAGGVIVNNEQKVLFIYRNDKWDLPKGKLDKGEKKEAAALREVEEECGITGHTLREALSPTWHVYEHKGAMVLKITYWYIMDYPGNETPTPQLEEGITKIEWRAKNNVSDILENTYQSIIDCWEDANDKI, encoded by the coding sequence ATGTATAAAGTTTTCATCAACAACACGCCACTTTTTGTGATTGGCACGAGCGAAAAATCCGATAATTTTTCCGCTTTCGAAATCCGTAATCAGCCTTCAGTCCAAGAAATGGATGAGGTTTTGAATCAATATTGGAAAGGTTCCTTGTTAAAGCCCTTTGTTTTCGTAGCAGAAAAGCCCGATCAATTGTTCGAAACGTGTTTTCGCCAATACAAAAAAATTGAAGCAGCCGGGGGCGTTATCGTAAATAACGAACAAAAGGTTTTGTTTATTTACCGAAATGATAAATGGGATTTACCAAAAGGGAAACTCGATAAAGGGGAAAAAAAGGAAGCTGCCGCCTTGCGCGAAGTGGAAGAGGAGTGTGGTATTACCGGACATACCTTACGAGAAGCATTGTCCCCAACCTGGCATGTATATGAGCATAAAGGAGCTATGGTATTAAAAATCACTTATTGGTATATCATGGATTATCCGGGAAATGAAACGCCTACTCCGCAATTGGAAGAAGGGATTACCAAAATTGAATGGAGAGCAAAAAATAATGTTTCAGATATTCTCGAAAACACCTATCAATCCATTATCGATTGCTGGGAAGATGCAAACGATAAAATCTGA
- the pyrE gene encoding orotate phosphoribosyltransferase, giving the protein MSIKNESALKVAEFLLQVKAVKLQPNKPFTWASGLHSPIYCDNRVTLSYPHIRTYIRQEFSRVINENFAKADVIVGVATGGIAQGALVAQELGLPFAYVRPEPKSHGLGNQVEGVIEKGQSIVVIEDLVSTGKSSLNAVDALVHAGGVIKGMAAIFTYGFNDAAENFKKKNVSLVTLTDYDTLIDQAVRSNYVSEKDLESLRNWRKDPKAWSENNQ; this is encoded by the coding sequence ATGTCGATCAAAAATGAATCGGCCCTAAAGGTAGCAGAATTTCTTCTGCAGGTAAAGGCCGTAAAACTACAACCGAATAAACCGTTTACCTGGGCTTCCGGATTACATTCACCCATTTATTGCGATAACCGGGTTACACTTTCCTATCCGCATATCAGAACCTATATCCGTCAGGAATTTAGTCGTGTAATCAATGAAAACTTTGCCAAAGCAGATGTTATTGTTGGTGTGGCAACCGGTGGTATTGCACAAGGAGCTCTAGTAGCGCAGGAATTAGGATTACCCTTTGCTTATGTTCGTCCTGAACCTAAATCGCACGGATTAGGCAATCAGGTTGAAGGAGTGATTGAGAAAGGACAATCCATTGTTGTTATCGAAGATCTGGTTTCCACCGGAAAATCTAGTTTAAATGCTGTAGATGCACTGGTTCATGCCGGTGGTGTGATAAAAGGAATGGCTGCCATTTTTACCTATGGATTTAACGATGCCGCAGAAAACTTTAAAAAGAAAAACGTTTCCCTGGTTACGCTTACAGATTACGATACGTTGATTGATCAGGCAGTTCGTTCAAATTATGTTTCAGAAAAAGATCTTGAATCGCTTCGCAACTGGAGAAAAGATCCTAAAGCCTGGAGTGAAAACAACCAATGA
- the coaD gene encoding pantetheine-phosphate adenylyltransferase, which produces MERIAVFPGSFDPITKGHESIIRRALPLFDKIIIAIGVNSSKSTMFTLQQREEWISSIFAGEKKIEVKSYEGLTIDFCKKEKAHFILRGLRTQADFEYEKAISQMNLALAKDIETVFLITDPVYSAISSTIVRDILRNKGDVSSFIPEKMNIA; this is translated from the coding sequence ATGGAACGAATTGCAGTTTTTCCGGGATCGTTTGATCCGATCACTAAAGGACACGAATCCATTATCCGAAGGGCATTACCTTTGTTTGATAAAATCATTATTGCCATTGGTGTAAACTCTTCCAAATCCACCATGTTCACTCTGCAACAACGTGAAGAATGGATCAGCTCCATATTTGCCGGTGAGAAAAAAATTGAAGTGAAAAGCTATGAAGGACTCACCATTGATTTTTGTAAAAAAGAAAAAGCACATTTCATTTTACGTGGATTACGAACCCAAGCCGATTTTGAATATGAAAAAGCTATCAGTCAAATGAATCTTGCCCTCGCAAAAGATATTGAAACTGTGTTTTTAATTACTGATCCGGTCTATTCTGCCATTTCAAGTACCATTGTAAGAGACATTCTTCGTAACAAAGGCGACGTTAGTTCGTTTATACCAGAAAAAATGAACATAGCATGA
- a CDS encoding DUF3822 family protein codes for MSNNYNNLNNHLSIEMGGGFSFLLKCGRSQKDIVDFEMHGNPSSHSFRDFMEVPLHSGLFSEKYTSVNVAWCNGKFNLIPDALYAENAQEDLLRLNAELDEQDAIGIMDLPAIQAKLIYAYPAQVASAVRKVHPMTKEGHILGYFIQSTFSLEKNGNTVFLHFLPGQMLVVAYSEKGLALANIFPAKDPQDCLYYALFCCEQLQFTQQNTRFHVSGEINRNSQLSDLFEKYTTGLNYVDLAPGIGNKGQVSLLPGHRLLTLTEQFKCAL; via the coding sequence ATGTCGAATAACTACAATAATCTTAATAACCACCTCTCTATTGAAATGGGAGGTGGTTTTTCTTTTCTTCTGAAATGCGGAAGAAGCCAAAAGGATATTGTCGATTTTGAAATGCATGGCAATCCTTCCTCTCATTCCTTCAGGGATTTTATGGAAGTTCCGCTGCATTCCGGATTATTTTCTGAAAAATATACCTCTGTTAACGTTGCATGGTGTAATGGAAAATTCAATCTTATTCCCGATGCATTATATGCCGAAAATGCACAGGAAGATTTATTGCGTTTAAATGCAGAATTGGATGAACAGGATGCGATAGGGATTATGGACCTTCCTGCAATTCAAGCTAAGCTGATATATGCTTATCCTGCACAAGTGGCATCAGCTGTCAGGAAAGTTCATCCCATGACGAAAGAAGGTCATATTCTGGGCTATTTTATTCAATCCACTTTTTCGCTGGAGAAAAACGGAAATACGGTTTTTTTACATTTTTTACCCGGACAAATGCTCGTTGTTGCCTATTCGGAAAAGGGACTGGCATTAGCGAATATTTTTCCGGCAAAGGATCCGCAGGATTGTTTGTACTATGCCTTGTTTTGTTGCGAACAATTACAATTTACACAACAGAACACCCGCTTTCATGTTTCAGGAGAAATTAACCGGAATAGTCAACTTTCCGATTTATTTGAAAAATATACTACAGGACTAAATTATGTGGATCTGGCACCTGGTATTGGGAATAAAGGACAGGTTTCTCTTCTTCCCGGACATCGCCTGCTAACTTTAACCGAGCAATTCAAGTGCGCATTATAG